From the genome of Fusarium keratoplasticum isolate Fu6.1 chromosome 11, whole genome shotgun sequence, one region includes:
- a CDS encoding MFS domain-containing protein, translating to MSVDAAEKQRQSLDPASKQCEAINNDELYNIDPEQAKKVVRKLDCVIMPLMALVYFFQCKSHAGILQSGNADLYQLADLDKQSINQAAIFGLRDDLHLTGEQFSWAVSLFYLGQLCSEYPAAYLLSRLPITLYVGCTIVVWGGVNMAMAACQTFQGLAAARFFLGFTEGTVSPAFIIITSNWYVKREHPIRVATWVSMNGVSQIIGALMMYGIGQSNISLAPWRTLFIICGGLTSLVGVLFIFMMPRDTSTAWFLNESEREIATQRLAVDRATRDRAEFNKKQVKEALLSPMTWIYMMMGLCITLTTPIMKFSASVINGFGYSKLHTMLVGMPAGACNTATVWIGALVPRMFPGTRTYTAIGLCFVPLLGAVLLMSLPREGAEWGIVVSTWLGGCSSALLSSSASIIASNVKGNTKKSVVSVAFFIAYCVGCIVSPFAWTSKDAPRYTKGCILSLSSMIGLIITYIVFTIVVKRKNASRDAKAADGQVQYVVEGLGGSQQAGVSTDSDLTDVQDKGFRYTI from the exons atgtcCGTCGACGCTGCCGAAAAGCAGAGGCAGAGCCTTGATCCTGCTTCGAAGCAGTGCGAAGCCATCAACAATGATGAGCTTTACAATATCGACCCCGAacaggccaagaaggttgtTCGGAAGTTGGACTGCGTCATTATGCCTCTGATGGCCCTTGTCTACTTCTTTCAGTGCAAGTCTCACGCTGGAATCCTGCAAAGTGGCAATGCTGACCTTTATCAACTTGCAGATCTCGACAAACAATCCATCAACCAGGCCGCCATCTTTGGACTCCGCGACGACCTCCACCTCACCGGAGAGCAGTTCTCCTGGGCCGTCTCCCTCTTCTACCTCGGCCAGCTCTGCTCGGAATACCCTGCGGCTTACCTTCTCTCTCGACTACCGATTACCCTCTATGTGGGCTGCACTATTGTCGTCTGGGGTGGCGtcaacatggccatggctgcgTGTCAGACCTTCCAGGGACTGGCAGCTGCGAGATTCTTTCTAGGGTTTACTGAAG GAACCGTTTCTCccgccttcatcatcatcacatcGAACTGGTACGTGAAGAGGGAGCACCCAATCCGCGTGGCGACATGGGTCTCCATGAACGGTGTCTCCCAGATTATCGGCGCCCTCATGATGTACGGAATCGGACAGTCCAACATTTCTCTTGCTCCGTGGCGCACGTTGTTCATCATCTGCGGTGgcttgacatccttggtgGGCGTCCTTTTTATCTTCATGATGCCGCGGGATACTTCTACGGCCTGGTTCTTGAACGAGTCTGAGAGAGAGATTGCTACTCAGAGACTGGCTGTTGACCGAGCGACTCGCGATCGGGCCGAGTTCAACAagaagcaggtcaaggaggctctGCTGTCGCCTATGACATGGATCTACATGATGATGGGTTTGTGCATCACCTTGACCACTCCCATCATGAAG TTCAGCGCCAGTGTCATCAACGGCTTCGGTTACAGCAAGCTCCACACAATGCTCGTCGGAATGCCAGCAGGAGCTTGCAACACAGCAACAGTCTGGATCGGTGCTCTCGTCCCACGAATGTTCCCCGGAACCCGAACCTACACCGCCATCGGCCTCTGCTTTGTCCCTCTTCTTGGCGCTGTCCTGCTCATGAGTCTACCTCGTGAGGGCGCCGAATGGGGCATCGTCGTGTCCACTTGGTTGGGCGGTTGCTCGTCAGCACTGCTCAGTAGCTCAGCTAGCATCATTGCCAGTAACGTCAAGGGGAACACAAAGAAGAGCGTCGTATCTGTCGCATTCTTCATCGCTTATTGCGTAGGGTGCATTGTCAGCCCTTTCGCCTGGACCTCAAAGGACGCACCCCGCTATACCAAAGGCTgcatcttgagcttgtcatCCATGATTggtctcatcatcacctacATCGTATTTACTATTGTTGTCAAGCGCAAGAACGCAAGCCGAGATGCCAAGGCGGCAGATGGGCAGGTTCAATATGTGGTCGAAGGCTTGGGAGGCAGTCAGCAGGCTGGTGTGTCGACCGACTCAGATCTCACCGATGTGCAGGATAAGGGCTTCAGGTACACCATCTAA
- a CDS encoding F-box domain-containing protein, with protein MAIFLPDEIWRQIFSHFEMVLHDGYRNLEPLKNLTALSLVSRRFHHMAQSPLYRTVLLWGLNDLYFGDRHELYLRLAKALANNPQLGLSTREISLAHGNLSIQDDIMDLLGDRIESLNISSESIDLLKRDIIFGRKGSGVASFLLALMPRVRLVELCLYNETSLALPYLLGGRLSQNTGEPHTVANHLHNLQELRITAAQGQTCEYIDCFESIFLHPNLRILKLSGFDLTEDNIMDTEWPDYPCNLRQLNLDKCIVDASTIRDALSCCKKLEIFTTTAGSYDTAGDLLYRVWKVDLNEFGDVLRELGQNLVKFELDTSAYRRVRDAAGKIGSLQSLKALTHLSIARNDFVGAEDDPSAIPLAEALPTSIEVMGFKEDATNSQLVQEAYEYKKMHDEMYGLAVGGQFTSLREITLLRQGIPEKHRFEREVPGWDIEDTDWPVGSAVENEYYTYMELCMKRRDDGSERVQNV; from the coding sequence atggctatCTTTCTCCCAGATGAGATCTGGAGACAAATCTTTTCACACTTCGAGATGGTCCTTCATGACGGTTACCGCAACCTTGAGCCCCTTAAAAATCTCACCGCGCTGAGCCTTGTAAGCCGACGATTTCATCACATGGCTCAGAGTCCGCTATACCGAACAGTCCTACTCTGGGGACTGAATGATCTCTACTTTGGCGATCGCCACGAACTTTATCTTCGCCTCGCTAAGGCCCTTGCCAACAACCCTCAGCTTGGCTTGTCGACCCGGGAGATTTCCCTCGCGCATGGGAATCTATCAATCCAAGATGATATCATGGATCTTCTTGGAGATCGAATTGAGTCGCTCAACATCTCTTCAGAGTCCATCGATCTACTGAAACGCGATATCATCTTTGGACGGAAAGGATCTGGCGTTGCGAGCTTCCTCCTTGCGTTGATGCCACGTGTGCGATTGGTGGAACTATGCTTATACAATGAGACATCCTTGGCATTACCATACCTGCTTGGTGGACGGCTCAGCCAAAACACGGGCGAGCCACATACTGTTGCGAACCATCTGCACAACCTACAAGAGCTTCGCATCACGGCTGCGCAGGGGCAGACCTGCGAATACATTGACTGTTTCGAGTCAATCTTCCTTCATCCGAACCTTCGAATTCTTAAACTATCCGGGTTCGACCTGACAGAAGACAATATCATGGATACGGAATGGCCGGATTACCCGTGCAATTTGCGACAGCTAAATCTCGACAAGTGCATCGTGGATGCGTCAACCATAAGAGACGCCTTATCCTGCTGCAAAAAGCTTGAGATTTTTACCACCACCGCCGGTAGTTATGATACAGCCGGCGATCTTCTCTACAGAGTCTGGAAAGTGGACTTGAACGAGTTCGGAGACGTTCTTAGAGAGTTGGGCCAAAACTTGGTCAAGTTCGAGCTTGACACGTCCGCTTACCGACGCGTTCGTGATGCGGCGGGCAAGATCGGGTCTCTTCAGAGCTTGAAAGCTCTCACGCATCTCTCAATCGCTAGGAACGACTTTGTTGGTGCAGAGGACGACCCGAGCGCAATCCCTCTGGCCGAAGCCTTGCCCACGTCAATTGAGGTTATGGGTTTTAAGGAAGATGCAACCAATTCCCAGTTGGTACAGGAAGCATACGAGTACAAAAAGATGCATGACGAGATGTACGGCCTGGCAGTCGGTGGTCAGTTCACCAGCTTGCGTGAAATCACGCTGTTGAGGCAGGGGATCCCTGAAAAACATAGATTCGAGAGGGAAGTTCCTGGGTGGGATATTGAGGACACCGACTGGCCTGTCGGTTCAGCAGTTGAGAACGAGTATTACACATACATGGAGCTGTGTATGAAGCGAAGGGATGACGGATCTGAACGGGTGCAGAATGTATAG
- a CDS encoding FAD-binding PCMH-type domain-containing protein: protein MIPRSTILASSLRHLRVSRRIPSTSPKSLRRSLSQAARPENNGPSSSTHASKPQGISGFGVVVSMAIAAALGYGASTLTKSNAAAAPILDERRLPQVNYASLKDMEKAIEEIQSLFSDVDGIISTDSDDLLAHGYSEWSSVNVDTLPVAVAYPRSTEHVSGIARICHKWKVPIIPFSGGSSVEGHISAPFGGVSIDFAYMDSIVKLNKEDMDVVVQPSVCWTDLNHELAKQGTGLWFPIDPAPSAKIGGMIGTNCSGTNAVRYGTMRDWVINMTVVLADGSVVKTRRRPRKCSAGYNLNGLIVGSEGTLGIVTEATLKLAAVPDHFSVAVVPFDDLRGAVSAAADIIRRGVQVAAVELMDETQMRIVNEGGATRPRVWKETPTLFLKFSGTKGTVDDNIRTVREIMKPYSPLAFEFARDEHEQKMLWSARKESLYSLLAMRQDGEEMWNTDVAVPLSRLADIIEDSKAHAASLGLKACVKGHIGDSNFHENITYNKTDPQEAERAKMAVKTMVKRALEMEGTCTGEHGVGIGKKDALLQEVGQDTIQVMKLLKGVLDPYWIMNPGKVFNR from the exons ATGATACCACGATCAACCATCTTGGCGTCCTCTTTGCGACATCTTCGAGTGTCTCGCCGCATCCCCTCAACATCTCCCAAGTCCCTAAGACGGAGCTTGTCCCAAGCAGCTCGACCAGAGAACAATGGCCCAAGCTCGTCAACACATGCTAGCAAGCCTCAAGGCATTAGCGGTTTTGGGGTTGTCGTGTCGATGGCCATAGCAGCCGCGCTAGGCTATGGCGCGTCAACACTAACAAAGAGCaacgcagcagcagctccaaTTCTAGACGAGCGCAGACTGCCACAAGTTAACTATGCTTCTTTAAAGGACATGGAAAAG GCTATTGAGGAGATACAATCCCTGTTTAGCGACGTCGAcggcatcatctcgacaGATTCAGACGACCTCCTCGCACACGGCTATTCGGAATGGTCTTCAGTAAACGTCGATACTCTCCCAGTTGCTGTGGCCTATCCGCGAAGTACCGAACATGTCAGTGGTATTGCCCGCATCTGCCACAAGTGGAAGGTTCCCATCATCCCGTTCTCCGGAGGCAGCTCGGTTGAGGGACACATCAGCGCTCCCTTTGGGGGCGTAAGCATAGACTTTGCGTACATGGACAGCATAGTGAAGCTTAACAAGGAGGATATGGACGTTGTTGTGCAACCGAGTGTCTGCTGGACGGATCTGAACCATGAGCTTGCCAAGCAGGGAACAGGACTGTGGTTCCCGATTGATCCTG CTCCAAGTGCCAAGATCGGAGGCATGATTGGCACCAATTGTTCTGGCACCAACGCTGTTCGCTACGGAACCATGCGGGATTGGGTCATCAACATGACCGTGGTTCTCGCTGACGGGAGTGTCGTCAAGACTCGACGCCGTCCCCGCAAATGCAGCGCAGGATACAACCTGAATGGCCTCATCGTAGGATCTGAGGGGACTCTTGGCATCGTCACGGAAGCGACCCTCAAGCTCGCTGCTGTACCAGACCATTTCTCCGTGGCGGTGGTCCCTTTCGACGACTTGAGGGGCGCTGTTTCCGCCGCTGCCGACATTATCCGGAGAGGTGTTCAAGTAGCAGCTGTCGAGCTCATGGACGAAACACAGATGAGAATCGTCAACGAGGGCGGTGCAACACGACCACGCGTTTGGAAGGAGACGCCAACACTGTTTCTCAAGTTCTCGGGCACGAAGGGAACAGTTGACGACAACATCAGGACGGTCCGCGAGATCATGAAGCCGTATAGTCCCCTTGCCTTCGAGTTCGCACGAGATGAGCATGAGCAGAAGATGCTGTGGTCGGCGAGGAAAGAGTCGCTCTACTCTCTGTTGGCGATGCGGCAGGATGGCGAAGAGATGT GGAATACCGATGTGGCCGTTCCGCTGAGTAGACTAGCCGACATCATCGAAGACAGCAAAGCCCACGCCGCTTCTCTTGGCCTGAAAGCCTGCGTCAAAGGACACATCGGTGACAGCAACTTCCACGAGAACATCACATACAACAAGACGGACCCTCAAGAGGCTGAgagggccaagatggcgGTAAAGACCATGGTCAAGCGCGCGCTCGAGATGGAAGGCACTTGCACAGGAGAGCACGGAGTTGGCATTGGGAAAAAGGATGCCTTGTTGCAAGAGGTTGGTCAAGACACTATCCAGGTCATG AAACTTTTGAAAGGAGTGTTGGATCCCTACTGGATTAT GAACCCAGGCAAAGTGTTCAACAGATAG